The proteins below come from a single Roseiflexus sp. RS-1 genomic window:
- a CDS encoding IS110 family transposase translates to MASRESLFIGIDVSKQTLDVAFGADPHAPRETIPSTDEGVQLLVTRLQRLQPTLIVLEATGGLERMVFAQLLQAGVPTARVQPRRVRALAHAEGRQAKTDRLDARLLARFAERVRPPHHQATDEQRASLRDLLVRREQLIQMRTAEINRLTAAAPNLRPGIQQHIDWLDQEIRALEQERDNEAERTDEVRRKRELRDSVPGIGAITALNLLLRLPELGTINRTEAAAVVGVAPYANQSGAQHKPRHISGGRRDGRSVLYMATLAATRRRLVRRAFDQRLCQAGKPRKVAIVAAMRKLLTILGAILRQQKPWDPAVHTSAP, encoded by the coding sequence ATGGCTTCCCGTGAGTCGCTCTTTATCGGCATTGATGTCTCCAAACAGACGCTGGATGTGGCGTTTGGCGCCGACCCGCACGCGCCACGCGAGACGATACCGTCTACCGACGAAGGTGTCCAGCTCCTGGTCACGCGACTCCAGCGCCTGCAGCCGACCCTGATTGTGCTGGAGGCGACCGGCGGGCTGGAGCGCATGGTGTTCGCCCAACTGCTCCAGGCTGGCGTGCCGACGGCGCGGGTGCAGCCACGCCGCGTGCGCGCCCTGGCGCACGCGGAAGGACGCCAGGCGAAGACCGACCGCCTGGATGCCCGGTTGCTCGCCCGCTTTGCCGAACGGGTGCGCCCGCCGCACCACCAAGCGACGGACGAGCAGCGCGCATCCTTGCGCGACCTGCTGGTCCGGCGGGAGCAGTTGATTCAGATGCGGACGGCTGAGATCAATCGGTTGACGGCTGCCGCGCCGAACCTCCGCCCGGGCATCCAGCAGCATATTGATTGGCTGGATCAGGAGATCCGTGCGCTTGAGCAGGAACGCGACAACGAGGCGGAGCGCACCGACGAGGTGCGCCGGAAACGGGAGCTGCGCGACAGCGTGCCCGGCATCGGCGCGATCACCGCACTGAACCTGCTGCTCCGCCTGCCCGAACTGGGGACCATCAATCGCACGGAAGCGGCGGCCGTTGTGGGCGTTGCGCCGTATGCCAATCAGAGCGGCGCACAGCACAAACCCCGGCATATCTCCGGCGGCAGGAGGGATGGGCGCAGCGTGTTGTACATGGCGACCCTGGCGGCCACGCGGCGCCGTCTGGTCAGGCGCGCCTTCGATCAGCGCCTGTGTCAAGCTGGCAAGCCGCGCAAGGTCGCCATCGTCGCTGCGATGCGCAAGCTGCTGACTATTCTCGGCGCAATATTGCGTCAGCAAAAGCCCTGGGATCCGGCTGTGCATACGAGCGCCCCTTGA
- a CDS encoding glycosyltransferase family 2 protein, whose amino-acid sequence MKLIVQIPVLNEAESIARVLADIPRDIPGVDSVEVLIIDDGCTDDTIAVALAHGADHVVRHTSRKGLATAYQTGIDTALRLGADIIVNTDGDNQYPGYEIPRLVAPILAGQADMVIGDRQIENNAHFPPLKKTLQVIGSGVVRWASGTNVPDTVSGFRALSREAALRTFVTSDFSYTVENLIQAGKRRLTIQTVPIATNPVRRASRLHTGNWNFIKRQASTIVRTYTAYEPLRTFTYIALPFLITGVIFLGRALYVYVMRQLVNNFPQDNAQSLAVGSTALILGFIIFLIGLLADRIGGTRRLIEEVLYRVRSQEIDDLAWRREVRTRLDQIEQKLAEERELRTEN is encoded by the coding sequence ATGAAACTGATTGTCCAGATCCCCGTGCTTAACGAAGCCGAGTCGATCGCGCGCGTCCTCGCCGACATCCCGCGCGATATTCCCGGTGTTGATAGCGTCGAGGTGCTGATCATCGACGATGGTTGCACCGATGATACCATCGCTGTCGCACTGGCGCACGGCGCCGATCACGTGGTGCGGCACACCAGTCGCAAAGGGCTGGCGACCGCGTATCAGACCGGCATCGATACGGCGCTCCGGCTCGGCGCCGATATTATTGTCAACACCGATGGCGACAATCAGTATCCGGGGTATGAGATTCCGCGCCTGGTCGCCCCGATCCTCGCCGGTCAGGCGGATATGGTGATTGGGGATCGCCAGATCGAGAATAATGCGCACTTTCCACCGCTGAAAAAGACCCTTCAGGTTATCGGGAGCGGCGTGGTGCGCTGGGCGTCTGGCACCAATGTTCCCGATACGGTCAGCGGCTTCCGCGCACTGTCACGCGAAGCGGCGCTGCGTACATTTGTGACCAGCGATTTCTCGTACACGGTAGAGAACCTGATCCAGGCGGGCAAGCGTCGTCTGACGATCCAGACGGTGCCGATTGCAACCAATCCGGTGCGTCGTGCGTCGCGGCTGCACACCGGCAACTGGAACTTCATCAAGCGCCAGGCTTCGACGATTGTGCGCACCTATACGGCATATGAGCCGCTCAGAACGTTCACGTACATTGCGCTTCCTTTCCTGATCACAGGCGTCATTTTTTTAGGGCGCGCGCTGTACGTGTATGTCATGCGCCAGCTCGTCAACAACTTCCCGCAGGATAATGCCCAATCGCTGGCGGTTGGCAGCACGGCGCTCATTCTTGGCTTCATCATTTTCCTGATCGGACTGCTGGCAGACCGGATCGGCGGGACGCGGCGGCTCATCGAGGAGGTGCTCTACCGTGTTCGCTCCCAGGAAATCGATGACCTGGCGTGGCGGCGTGAGGTGCGGACGCGTCTCGATCAGATCGAGCAAAAACTGGCGGAGGAGCGAGAACTGAGAACTGAGAACTGA
- a CDS encoding LCP family protein has protein sequence MDRQTLECREARQLIDWGVSPGSTRPERRALGFHLARCAACRAYRAQQNDTLLATLLDTPPCHTLPPSADHRRSPHPIRLIRAISLTLTGIAAVLTLIFVGRMAVAFAAILGHMDAMTGNAGQTLAGSSPGTLPTELATLIPPTLPPPAWASEETSTTSTPPATATVAETTAPTTPTAASDEMPPASVTPEEPSPTIVAASPVLPTITPIPLRPDYRPGAPTPALAPLPILPDGYQRAPPAGQAITVLLLGIDRRPGETFPSRADAILIARIEPERRRIALLSLPRDLVVPIPGWGWSRINAAMVYGDLDPALGGGIALTRRTVSEFLSVPIDYTVIVDFTGFIGAIDAIGGVTIDVPVELYDPLYPTMDYGYTVAHFRPGIQHMDGGRALMYARIRHMDSDWERMKRQQTVIIAALNQVRERNTLGQIESIAALTGALRGFVITDIPETQLLGLAWAFRDFAPDQVERYALDASSVSIGAPGDPYAQYALPGAIERLRDRLLGR, from the coding sequence ATGGATCGCCAGACCCTGGAGTGTCGTGAAGCGCGCCAGTTGATCGATTGGGGCGTCTCTCCCGGTTCAACGCGACCCGAACGTCGCGCGCTTGGATTTCACCTGGCGCGCTGCGCGGCGTGTCGCGCATACCGCGCGCAGCAGAATGACACATTGCTTGCCACGTTGCTGGACACGCCACCCTGCCACACGTTGCCGCCATCGGCAGATCACAGGCGATCGCCGCATCCGATCCGCCTGATCCGCGCGATCAGCCTGACCCTGACGGGCATTGCCGCTGTGCTGACCCTCATCTTCGTGGGTCGGATGGCGGTGGCATTCGCTGCCATTCTTGGTCATATGGACGCAATGACGGGAAATGCCGGGCAGACCCTGGCAGGATCGTCACCGGGAACACTGCCGACCGAACTGGCGACACTCATTCCGCCGACACTGCCTCCCCCCGCCTGGGCTTCCGAAGAAACTTCGACGACCTCCACTCCTCCGGCGACTGCGACAGTTGCAGAAACCACAGCGCCGACGACGCCAACCGCCGCGTCAGACGAGATGCCGCCTGCGTCGGTTACTCCAGAGGAACCATCGCCAACCATCGTTGCAGCATCGCCGGTTTTGCCAACGATCACACCCATTCCGCTCCGACCTGACTATCGACCAGGCGCGCCGACGCCAGCGCTTGCTCCGCTTCCCATACTGCCCGACGGGTATCAACGCGCCCCGCCAGCAGGTCAGGCAATCACCGTCCTTCTGCTGGGAATCGACCGACGACCGGGTGAGACGTTCCCTTCACGCGCCGATGCAATTCTCATTGCGCGGATCGAACCGGAGCGTCGACGCATTGCGCTCCTCTCGCTACCACGCGACCTGGTTGTGCCGATTCCCGGATGGGGATGGTCGCGGATCAACGCAGCAATGGTCTATGGTGACCTGGATCCCGCGCTCGGAGGCGGGATCGCGCTCACCCGCCGCACAGTCAGCGAGTTTCTTTCTGTTCCCATCGATTACACGGTCATCGTCGATTTTACCGGCTTCATCGGCGCAATCGACGCCATTGGCGGCGTTACCATCGATGTACCGGTCGAACTCTACGATCCGCTCTATCCAACCATGGATTACGGATACACTGTCGCGCATTTTCGTCCCGGCATCCAGCACATGGATGGGGGGCGCGCCTTGATGTACGCGCGCATCCGGCACATGGACAGCGACTGGGAACGGATGAAGCGCCAGCAGACGGTGATTATCGCCGCGCTCAACCAGGTGCGTGAACGTAACACTCTCGGACAGATTGAGAGCATCGCCGCGCTGACCGGAGCGTTGCGCGGTTTTGTCATTACCGATATTCCTGAAACGCAACTCCTCGGTCTGGCATGGGCATTCCGTGACTTCGCGCCGGATCAGGTTGAGCGTTATGCGCTCGACGCCAGTTCTGTCAGCATCGGCGCACCAGGCGACCCATATGCGCAGTACGCTCTGCCGGGCGCCATCGAGCGCCTGCGCGATCGATTGCTGGGACGTTAG
- a CDS encoding acyl-CoA thioesterase — translation MDEDHSYRRIEMTVLMTPDMANFAGRVHGGSILKLLDQVAYACAARYSGSYVVTVSVDQVVFHEPLYVGELATFLASINYTGTSSMEVGIRVMAENIQARSERHVMTCYFTMVAVDEHGRPHRVPKFTPTTPVEQRRWKAAQLRREFRREIERRSLDIRLHPDELASEQHSQETHQ, via the coding sequence ATGGACGAAGATCACAGCTACCGTCGCATCGAAATGACTGTTCTGATGACGCCGGATATGGCGAATTTCGCCGGACGGGTGCACGGCGGCTCGATTCTGAAACTGCTCGACCAGGTGGCATACGCCTGCGCCGCGCGCTACTCCGGCTCATATGTGGTTACAGTTTCGGTTGACCAGGTGGTCTTCCACGAGCCGCTCTATGTCGGCGAGCTGGCGACATTTCTGGCGTCGATCAATTACACCGGCACCAGTTCGATGGAGGTTGGCATCCGGGTCATGGCGGAAAACATCCAGGCGCGCAGTGAGCGTCATGTGATGACCTGCTACTTCACAATGGTAGCGGTTGACGAACACGGCAGACCACACCGCGTTCCCAAATTCACACCCACGACGCCTGTCGAGCAGCGGCGCTGGAAAGCAGCGCAACTGCGGCGCGAGTTCCGCCGCGAGATCGAGCGACGCAGCCTCGATATTCGTCTGCACCCCGACGAACTGGCATCAGAACAGCACAGCCAGGAGACGCACCAATAG
- a CDS encoding dimethylarginine dimethylaminohydrolase family protein, producing the protein MRLYGAQSMIAPLRRVLVRRPDESFGEADPQRWHYTARPDLKRAQDEHDALVAILHSAGVEVLYHDIPLPGRADSIFVFDPAIVTHAGAIILRMGKDLRRGEEEAMAQRFVQLDIPILARLDGAALAEGGDLLWLDEETLAVGIGFRTNAEGFRQLTAALTPPGIRTLPVELPYHHGPEACLHLLSLISIVDERLAVVYPPLISVPFYQELHRRGFRLVEVPDSEFPTMGPNVLALAPGQCLMLENNPLTKQRLEAAGCEVLTYCGNEISLKAEGGATCLTRPILRG; encoded by the coding sequence ATGCGACTCTACGGCGCTCAAAGCATGATCGCGCCGCTCCGCCGTGTACTGGTGCGGCGCCCGGATGAGTCATTCGGTGAAGCGGATCCGCAACGCTGGCACTACACAGCGCGCCCCGATCTGAAACGCGCCCAGGACGAGCACGACGCCCTGGTCGCCATCCTGCACAGCGCCGGAGTCGAGGTGCTGTACCACGATATTCCGCTGCCCGGGCGAGCGGACTCCATCTTCGTGTTCGATCCGGCAATTGTCACCCATGCTGGCGCAATTATTCTGCGCATGGGTAAAGACCTGCGGCGCGGCGAAGAGGAGGCGATGGCGCAGCGCTTCGTTCAACTCGATATTCCGATCCTGGCAAGGCTCGATGGCGCAGCGCTCGCCGAGGGTGGCGATTTGCTCTGGCTCGACGAAGAAACCCTTGCCGTCGGGATAGGCTTCCGCACCAACGCCGAGGGATTTCGCCAGTTGACCGCTGCCCTGACGCCGCCTGGCATCCGCACCTTGCCGGTGGAACTTCCATACCACCACGGACCGGAGGCCTGCCTGCACCTCCTTTCACTCATCAGTATCGTCGATGAACGTCTGGCAGTCGTCTACCCGCCGCTGATCTCCGTGCCGTTCTACCAGGAATTGCACCGCCGCGGGTTTCGCCTGGTCGAAGTTCCCGACTCCGAGTTTCCAACAATGGGACCGAACGTGCTGGCGCTGGCGCCGGGTCAGTGTCTGATGCTCGAAAACAACCCTCTGACGAAGCAGCGCCTGGAAGCAGCAGGGTGTGAGGTGTTGACCTACTGCGGCAACGAAATCTCACTCAAGGCAGAGGGGGGCGCGACATGTCTGACCCGTCCGATTTTGCGAGGGTAA
- a CDS encoding ArgE/DapE family deacylase, giving the protein MTGMHLLERAVIDAIDTDGLLAFLGDLVALPSLDGSPDEQAAQEYVAAFLERQGFEMDVWEIDFDTLRRHPSFSAEVERQRGSGVVGMLGMGEGPTLIFNGHVDVVPAGDQALWRFPPWRTTIADGFVYGRGALDMKGGLACAVFAAKAIRDAGVRLKGRLLIQSVIGEEDGGCGTLATVLRGHTGDGAIVVEPTGLCIAPAQAGALNFRLTVPGAAAHGCVREEGVSAIELFIPLYRALMDLEARRNAEARRRDDAVSRLYARYTTPYALSIGVVRAGEWASTVAETLVAEGRYGVAVGENLAEARRMLEETVAHAAQADPWLREHLPHLEWWGGQFAPASTPLDHPLVETTAAAFAAITGVPATLEGMTYGADMRLLVHDGRTPTILFGPGDVRDAHRPNERVAIADLETATRTLALTALRFCGVG; this is encoded by the coding sequence ATGACCGGCATGCATCTACTCGAACGCGCCGTTATCGATGCCATCGATACCGACGGCTTACTGGCGTTTCTCGGCGATCTGGTCGCTCTTCCAAGCCTCGACGGATCACCCGACGAACAGGCGGCGCAGGAGTATGTTGCGGCATTCCTGGAACGCCAGGGGTTCGAGATGGATGTCTGGGAGATCGACTTCGACACGTTGCGTCGTCATCCGTCATTTTCGGCAGAGGTGGAACGTCAGCGCGGATCGGGCGTCGTTGGAATGCTGGGAATGGGAGAAGGACCGACGTTGATCTTCAACGGACACGTCGATGTTGTACCGGCTGGTGATCAGGCGCTCTGGCGTTTTCCACCCTGGCGGACGACAATCGCTGACGGCTTTGTGTACGGACGTGGCGCGCTCGATATGAAGGGGGGGCTGGCCTGCGCAGTGTTTGCCGCGAAAGCCATCCGTGACGCCGGTGTTCGCCTGAAGGGGCGTCTGCTGATCCAGAGCGTCATTGGCGAGGAAGATGGCGGGTGCGGCACGCTTGCCACAGTGCTGCGCGGTCACACCGGTGATGGCGCGATTGTGGTCGAACCGACCGGACTGTGCATTGCGCCGGCACAGGCGGGCGCGCTCAACTTTCGCCTGACCGTACCCGGCGCTGCGGCGCACGGCTGTGTGCGTGAAGAAGGAGTCAGCGCGATTGAACTGTTCATCCCTCTTTACCGGGCATTGATGGATCTTGAAGCCAGGCGCAACGCCGAAGCGCGGCGCAGAGACGATGCGGTCAGCCGTCTCTACGCCCGCTACACCACGCCCTACGCTCTGAGCATCGGCGTGGTGCGCGCTGGCGAATGGGCATCGACCGTCGCCGAAACCCTGGTTGCTGAAGGACGGTACGGCGTTGCGGTGGGTGAAAACCTGGCAGAAGCGCGGCGGATGCTGGAGGAAACTGTTGCGCACGCTGCCCAGGCAGACCCCTGGCTTCGTGAGCATCTACCGCATCTGGAGTGGTGGGGAGGTCAGTTCGCCCCGGCAAGCACGCCGCTCGACCATCCCCTGGTTGAAACGACCGCCGCAGCATTCGCAGCGATCACCGGCGTACCGGCAACCCTGGAAGGCATGACCTACGGCGCCGACATGCGGTTACTGGTTCACGACGGGCGCACCCCGACCATTCTGTTCGGACCGGGGGATGTGCGCGATGCGCATCGCCCCAATGAGCGCGTCGCAATCGCCGACCTGGAGACCGCGACGCGCACACTGGCGTTGACGGCGCTACGCTTCTGCGGGGTTGGATAG
- a CDS encoding biotin transporter BioY — MVTPSIRHPSLAQVVFPGVSWLRDLLLVVGGVVFVALLAQIRIVLPFTPVPITGQTLGVILIGATYGFRLGFLTLAAYVVSGVAGLPVFAGGAAGLARLLGPTGGYLVAFPLAAALMGWMVQRFGVDRHPLWMAGSMALCSILILGLGSTWLAIVLQTSMADALAKGAFPFIPGDLVKMAIAALLLPGAWRLVGRTDRSEKGGSQE; from the coding sequence ATGGTCACGCCATCCATTCGGCATCCATCGCTTGCGCAGGTCGTCTTCCCAGGCGTCTCCTGGTTGCGCGATCTACTGCTCGTCGTCGGGGGAGTTGTGTTTGTTGCGCTGCTGGCGCAGATACGGATTGTGCTGCCGTTTACGCCCGTGCCAATTACCGGTCAAACGCTGGGGGTCATCCTGATCGGAGCAACGTATGGCTTTCGCCTGGGTTTTCTCACCCTGGCAGCCTATGTGGTGTCGGGTGTTGCGGGACTGCCAGTGTTCGCGGGCGGCGCTGCGGGCCTGGCGCGCCTGCTTGGACCAACGGGAGGGTATCTGGTGGCATTTCCACTGGCTGCGGCGCTGATGGGCTGGATGGTGCAGCGTTTTGGCGTTGACCGTCATCCGCTGTGGATGGCTGGTTCAATGGCGCTCTGCTCGATCCTCATCCTGGGGTTGGGTTCGACGTGGCTGGCAATCGTGCTGCAGACGAGTATGGCTGATGCGCTCGCAAAAGGTGCGTTCCCGTTCATCCCCGGCGATCTGGTGAAGATGGCGATCGCTGCACTGCTTCTGCCGGGCGCCTGGCGGCTTGTGGGACGCACCGACAGGAGTGAGAAAGGTGGTTCGCAGGAGTAA
- a CDS encoding MraY family glycosyltransferase, translating into MAQILLIFITALLFSALATPVARRVALRTGVVDAPAARKLQLVPVPLLGGAAIYSAFVVALILFGDRAYVRELIGILLGATLVSLFGLADDRWGLNAYLKLGGQALAGAILILGGTQVRLFPQEWMNWAMTLIWVVGITNALNLLDNMDGLSAGVTTVAAAYFLLLAAMSGQYLVGAMAAALIGACVGFLRYNLNPATIFMGDAGSLFLGFLLAALAIKLRFPSNVPWITWLVPVCVLAVPIFDTSLVFVSRLRRGKNPLTTPGKDHVSHRLTALGLTRREAVLICYLLGCAAGMVAVYISQARALDAYVAAAMLGMAMVAGIIWFEQRTEWRDPR; encoded by the coding sequence ATGGCACAAATCCTCCTGATCTTCATCACGGCGCTGCTGTTTTCCGCCCTGGCGACGCCTGTAGCGCGGCGAGTGGCGCTCCGCACCGGCGTGGTCGATGCGCCTGCCGCGCGTAAACTGCAACTCGTGCCGGTGCCATTGCTCGGTGGTGCGGCAATCTATAGTGCGTTCGTGGTTGCACTCATCCTGTTCGGCGATCGGGCGTATGTGCGCGAACTGATCGGCATTCTGCTCGGCGCAACACTGGTATCACTCTTCGGGCTGGCAGACGACCGCTGGGGACTGAACGCTTACCTGAAACTGGGCGGGCAGGCGCTGGCAGGCGCCATTCTGATCCTCGGCGGCACCCAGGTGCGCCTCTTTCCACAAGAATGGATGAACTGGGCAATGACTCTCATCTGGGTAGTTGGTATCACGAATGCGCTCAATCTCCTCGACAATATGGATGGTCTCTCAGCCGGAGTGACGACCGTTGCAGCGGCGTATTTCCTGCTGCTGGCTGCTATGAGCGGGCAGTACCTGGTAGGCGCGATGGCTGCCGCCCTGATCGGCGCGTGCGTCGGCTTCCTGCGCTACAATCTCAATCCGGCCACCATTTTCATGGGCGACGCAGGATCGCTCTTTCTGGGTTTTCTGCTGGCTGCGCTGGCAATCAAACTACGCTTCCCGTCGAATGTCCCGTGGATCACCTGGCTGGTGCCGGTCTGTGTGCTGGCAGTGCCGATTTTTGACACCTCGCTCGTCTTTGTCTCCCGTCTGCGGCGGGGGAAGAACCCATTGACCACCCCTGGCAAGGATCATGTTTCGCACCGCCTGACCGCACTTGGTCTGACACGACGCGAAGCGGTGTTGATCTGCTACCTGCTGGGATGCGCAGCAGGTATGGTGGCGGTCTATATCTCGCAGGCGCGCGCGCTGGATGCGTATGTCGCCGCAGCGATGCTTGGTATGGCGATGGTTGCAGGAATCATCTGGTTCGAACAACGCACAGAATGGCGTGATCCTCGCTAA
- a CDS encoding ring-cleaving dioxygenase: MNLTGLHHVTAVTGNASLNLHFYTQTLGLRLVKKTVNQDDVSAYHLFYGDEIGSAGTEVTFFDWPHAGPNVPGIGSLTDIALRVPGRAALEWWVQRFDNLNVRHSGIIERDGRAAIAFTDPEGQRLILVDDDGAPGGAPWRDSPVPPEYAIRGLFSITIIARQPEPLANTLTQALGMRMAGEYIQTDNLERRVLVFAIGEGGPGAEVHVVIHPDLPPAQVGIGGIHHVAFRVPDDETHLHWQQRLTSLGLRPTPVIDRYYFRSLYFRVSPGVLFEIATDGPGFATDEDPAHLGERLALPPFLEPHRARIEAGLKPL; this comes from the coding sequence ATGAATCTCACAGGTTTGCACCATGTGACCGCTGTAACCGGCAACGCATCCCTGAATCTCCACTTCTACACGCAGACTCTTGGGTTGCGCCTGGTCAAGAAAACCGTCAATCAGGACGATGTATCAGCATATCATCTCTTCTACGGCGATGAGATCGGCAGTGCGGGAACCGAGGTCACTTTCTTCGACTGGCCCCACGCCGGTCCCAACGTACCCGGCATCGGCAGCCTGACCGACATTGCACTGCGCGTGCCGGGACGCGCAGCGCTGGAGTGGTGGGTGCAGCGCTTCGATAACCTGAACGTGCGCCACAGCGGGATCATCGAGCGTGATGGGCGCGCTGCCATCGCGTTCACCGATCCCGAAGGTCAGCGTCTGATCCTGGTGGACGACGACGGCGCACCAGGCGGCGCGCCATGGCGCGATAGTCCCGTGCCGCCAGAGTATGCGATCCGCGGTCTCTTCTCGATCACGATCATTGCACGTCAACCTGAGCCGCTGGCGAACACCCTCACTCAGGCGCTCGGCATGCGGATGGCAGGCGAGTACATCCAGACGGATAACCTGGAACGGCGTGTCCTGGTCTTTGCGATAGGGGAAGGGGGTCCTGGCGCGGAAGTGCACGTTGTGATCCATCCCGATCTGCCACCTGCGCAGGTGGGGATCGGCGGCATTCACCATGTCGCCTTTCGCGTCCCCGATGATGAGACACACCTGCACTGGCAGCAGCGCCTGACGTCGCTTGGACTGCGCCCGACGCCGGTGATTGATCGCTACTACTTCCGGTCGCTGTATTTCCGCGTGTCACCCGGCGTGTTGTTCGAGATCGCGACCGACGGTCCCGGCTTTGCCACCGATGAGGATCCGGCGCACCTCGGCGAGCGTCTGGCGCTCCCGCCATTTCTGGAGCCGCACCGCGCCCGGATTGAGGCGGGGTTGAAGCCGTTGTGA